A stretch of the Polyangiaceae bacterium genome encodes the following:
- a CDS encoding pyridoxal phosphate-dependent aminotransferase has protein sequence MAEAQRHGYSQENPDWCNLGQGMPETGPLEGAPPRVEHIDIDVADQEYAPVAGLWELREAVAGLYNELYRRGLPSQYSAENVAIAGGGRVSIMRACAAVGPVHLGHFLPDYTAYEELLDVFRRFTPIPVLLDPEQGYRFSVSELRREILGRGLGAILLSNPCNPTGKLIEGDELRGWVGTARELDCTLLIDEFYSYYIWGAEPRQVSAAAYVEDVNRDPVVLFDGLTKNWRYPGWRTTWIVGPKSVIEAAASAGSFLDGGGSRPLQRAAERFVRADNARAECAAIHRAFGQKRARLLDGLTALGVRTDVEPQGTFYVWGDISGLPESIKNGHDFFKKALERQVIVVPGEFFDVDPGGRRTARPSRFRHHVRFSFGPSLDTMDRALERLRAMVREA, from the coding sequence ATGGCCGAGGCTCAGCGGCACGGCTACTCGCAGGAGAACCCCGACTGGTGCAACCTGGGCCAGGGCATGCCGGAGACGGGGCCGCTCGAAGGCGCCCCGCCGCGCGTCGAGCACATCGACATCGACGTCGCCGACCAGGAGTACGCGCCGGTGGCTGGGCTCTGGGAGCTGCGCGAGGCGGTGGCTGGGCTGTACAACGAGCTGTACCGGCGCGGTCTGCCGTCGCAGTACAGTGCGGAGAACGTCGCCATCGCGGGCGGTGGGCGCGTCTCGATCATGCGGGCCTGCGCGGCGGTGGGCCCCGTGCATCTCGGGCACTTCTTGCCCGACTACACGGCGTACGAAGAGCTCTTGGACGTGTTCCGCCGCTTCACGCCCATCCCGGTCCTCTTGGACCCCGAACAAGGGTATCGCTTCTCGGTCTCGGAGCTGCGGCGCGAGATCCTGGGGCGCGGCCTGGGCGCGATTCTGCTCTCGAACCCCTGCAACCCGACGGGCAAGCTGATCGAGGGTGACGAGCTTCGCGGCTGGGTCGGGACGGCGCGGGAGCTCGACTGCACGCTCCTGATCGACGAGTTCTACAGCTACTACATCTGGGGCGCCGAGCCGCGTCAGGTGAGCGCCGCCGCCTACGTCGAGGACGTGAATCGAGATCCCGTCGTGCTGTTCGACGGCCTGACCAAGAACTGGCGCTACCCGGGCTGGCGCACGACCTGGATCGTCGGCCCGAAGAGCGTGATCGAGGCCGCGGCCAGCGCCGGGTCGTTCCTCGACGGCGGCGGCTCGCGGCCCCTGCAGCGGGCCGCCGAGCGCTTCGTGCGCGCCGACAACGCTCGCGCCGAGTGCGCGGCCATCCACCGCGCTTTCGGTCAGAAGCGGGCGCGGCTGCTCGACGGGCTCACGGCGCTGGGTGTGCGCACCGACGTCGAGCCGCAGGGGACGTTCTACGTCTGGGGCGACATCTCCGGCTTACCGGAGTCCATCAAGAACGGGCACGACTTCTTCAAGAAGGCCCTCGAGCGCCAGGTCATCGTCGTGCCCGGGGAGTTCTTCGACGTCGATCCGGGTGGCCGGCGCACCGCCCGTCCGTCGCGCTTCCGCCATCACGTGCGCTTCTCGTTCGGGCCTTCCCTCGACACGATGGACCGGGCGCTCGAGCGGCTGCGGGCGATGGTGCGCGAAGCCTGA
- a CDS encoding ATP-binding cassette domain-containing protein — protein MAVLEFEDVWKRYGDKVALSGVSFDVRPGEVFGLLGPNGAGKTTSIRILMDIVRADAGKVTLFGQPLTRGHLDRLAYLPEERGLYTKQKVIDVMIYFGKLKGLGASEARARARTWLERIGLASTENQHVERLSKGMGQKVQLAATLLSEPELCVLDEPFSGLDPVNTALVRDLIGEIRASGRTTILSTHQMSMVETLCDRVALLSEGKLMVYGEVNEVRRRYSSSELRVGIQGELPELPEVEQSVVERPGTYRLVLAEGADPQRVLERLLEAKVPVERYERVLAPMEDIFIRVVKNGAA, from the coding sequence ATGGCCGTGCTGGAGTTCGAAGACGTCTGGAAGCGCTACGGCGACAAGGTCGCCTTGTCCGGCGTGTCCTTCGACGTGCGACCGGGTGAGGTGTTCGGCCTGCTCGGCCCGAACGGCGCGGGCAAGACCACCAGCATCCGGATCCTGATGGACATCGTCCGGGCCGACGCCGGCAAGGTGACCCTGTTCGGCCAGCCGCTCACCCGCGGGCACCTGGATCGCCTGGCGTACCTGCCGGAGGAGCGGGGCCTCTACACCAAGCAGAAGGTCATCGACGTGATGATCTACTTCGGCAAGCTGAAGGGCCTCGGAGCGTCGGAGGCTCGGGCGCGCGCGCGCACTTGGCTCGAGCGCATCGGCCTCGCGTCCACGGAGAATCAGCACGTGGAGCGGCTCAGCAAGGGCATGGGTCAGAAGGTGCAGCTCGCCGCCACGCTGCTCTCGGAGCCGGAGCTGTGCGTGCTCGACGAGCCGTTCTCGGGTCTCGACCCGGTGAACACCGCGCTGGTGCGCGACTTGATCGGCGAGATCCGCGCCTCCGGGCGCACCACCATCCTCTCGACTCACCAGATGAGCATGGTCGAGACGCTCTGCGACCGAGTCGCGCTGCTCTCGGAGGGCAAGCTCATGGTCTACGGCGAGGTGAACGAGGTGCGGCGGCGCTACAGCTCGTCCGAGCTCCGCGTCGGCATCCAGGGCGAGCTGCCCGAGCTGCCGGAGGTCGAACAGAGCGTCGTCGAGCGCCCGGGCACCTACCGGTTGGTGCTCGCCGAGGGGGCCGACCCGCAGCGGGTGCTGGAGCGATTGCTCGAGGCCAAGGTGCCGGTCGAGCGCTACGAACGCGTGCTGGCGCCGATGGAAGACATCTTCATCCGCGTCGTGAAGAACGGGGCAGCATGA
- a CDS encoding serine/threonine protein kinase, protein MFLAPDDDHLGGLEGVSVRAAAQPEVVYTVERMVGAGSYSIAFFALRRAPDGEAPVVLKFVRPSLMRAAGEMAILAVEKETVALGRLNERVPPTPFVVRLLASDAIDVEQGGVELRLPWLALEYVHGGAEGTTLEERVEFSVEQTGYAFDPDRAELALTCLASGLEAIHEVGVVHRDLSPHNVLCCGFGQDELFKIADFGIARPQGGTGTFVGIAGGTPGYAAPEQVRQGGAKVCPESDVFSLAAVTFKLLTGEELFNANSVIDGAVLAMAAERRSITKCKGLCPELAERPGACAAIDRIIARGTAADPRHRPPTGWELVSGVLRALRSGKKRSRPPRRRLESITDYSAPMRFGWTWRVRHQAGGSRILRSVAWDADGRCLAATTSGLVFWNGTGWVSARVDGLPSEGGVRFVERVGAGNWIIGGDGAFIAHYSSDGATGLLRGEDPSVSFTHASGDLEDLAVLVAERAGESPLLFGLAARRWMKPAALSRAKNVRSLARIDDERWLIAGESRTGEGYAAIYSPLMFEVELIAGGEPVSYAACSGRADLGIGAVVGSGGRVIALDEEKATPLVVADGPDLGAVAVDVGARIWAGAAGSIWLHEPGGSLPWKCVWQNETWSVPFIGVFADVGRVVATARDGGVVEGRWEAK, encoded by the coding sequence ATGTTCTTGGCGCCGGACGACGACCACCTCGGTGGGCTCGAAGGCGTGTCGGTGCGTGCCGCTGCTCAGCCCGAGGTCGTGTACACGGTCGAGCGCATGGTGGGAGCGGGGAGCTATTCCATCGCGTTCTTCGCCCTGCGCCGCGCCCCGGACGGCGAGGCGCCGGTGGTGCTCAAGTTCGTGCGCCCGAGCCTGATGCGCGCCGCCGGCGAGATGGCCATCCTCGCCGTCGAGAAGGAGACCGTGGCGCTCGGCCGCCTGAACGAGCGCGTGCCGCCCACTCCGTTCGTGGTGCGCCTGCTCGCCAGCGACGCCATCGACGTCGAGCAGGGCGGGGTCGAGCTCCGGCTGCCGTGGTTGGCCCTCGAATACGTCCACGGTGGCGCCGAGGGCACGACGTTGGAGGAGCGCGTCGAGTTCAGCGTCGAGCAGACCGGCTACGCGTTCGACCCGGACCGCGCGGAGCTCGCGCTGACCTGTCTGGCCAGCGGGCTCGAGGCCATCCACGAGGTCGGCGTGGTGCACCGCGATCTGTCCCCGCACAACGTGCTCTGTTGCGGCTTCGGTCAGGACGAGCTGTTCAAGATCGCCGACTTCGGCATCGCGCGGCCGCAGGGCGGGACGGGCACGTTCGTCGGCATCGCCGGCGGCACGCCGGGCTACGCGGCGCCCGAGCAGGTGCGGCAGGGCGGCGCCAAGGTCTGCCCGGAGAGCGACGTCTTCAGCCTGGCCGCCGTCACCTTCAAGCTCCTGACCGGCGAAGAGCTGTTCAACGCGAATTCCGTGATCGACGGCGCGGTGCTCGCCATGGCGGCCGAGCGTCGCAGCATCACCAAGTGCAAGGGCCTGTGTCCCGAGCTCGCCGAGCGCCCGGGCGCGTGCGCAGCCATCGACCGCATCATCGCCCGGGGGACGGCGGCGGATCCGCGCCACCGCCCGCCCACGGGCTGGGAGCTCGTCTCCGGCGTGCTGCGCGCGCTGCGCTCGGGAAAGAAGCGCTCGCGCCCGCCGCGGCGGCGCCTGGAGAGCATCACCGACTACTCGGCGCCGATGCGCTTCGGCTGGACCTGGCGCGTCCGTCACCAGGCAGGAGGGAGCCGGATCCTGCGCAGCGTGGCCTGGGACGCCGACGGGCGCTGCCTGGCCGCCACCACCAGCGGGCTGGTGTTCTGGAACGGCACCGGCTGGGTGTCGGCGCGCGTTGACGGTCTGCCCTCCGAAGGCGGAGTCCGGTTCGTCGAGCGCGTGGGCGCCGGCAACTGGATCATCGGCGGCGACGGCGCCTTCATCGCCCACTACTCGAGCGACGGCGCGACGGGCCTCTTGCGCGGCGAGGATCCGAGCGTCTCGTTCACCCACGCCAGCGGCGATCTCGAAGACCTGGCGGTGCTGGTGGCCGAGCGGGCCGGCGAATCCCCGCTCTTGTTCGGGCTCGCGGCGCGCCGCTGGATGAAGCCCGCCGCGCTCTCGCGCGCCAAGAACGTGCGCTCGCTCGCGCGCATCGACGACGAGCGCTGGCTGATCGCGGGCGAGTCCAGAACTGGCGAGGGCTACGCGGCCATCTACAGCCCGCTGATGTTCGAGGTCGAGCTCATCGCCGGCGGCGAGCCGGTGTCCTACGCCGCGTGCTCGGGCCGAGCCGACCTGGGGATCGGCGCGGTGGTTGGCAGCGGGGGACGCGTGATCGCGCTCGACGAGGAGAAGGCCACACCCCTGGTCGTCGCGGACGGGCCGGACCTCGGGGCGGTGGCCGTGGACGTCGGCGCGCGCATCTGGGCCGGCGCTGCCGGGAGCATCTGGCTGCACGAGCCCGGCGGCTCGCTGCCCTGGAAATGCGTGTGGCAGAACGAGACCTGGAGCGTGCCCTTCATCGGCGTATTCGCCGACGTCGGCCGCGTGGTCGCGACGGCGCGGGACGGCGGCGTGGTCGAGGGCCGGTGGGAGGCGAAGTAG
- a CDS encoding tryptophan-rich sensory protein, whose translation MSAHGASPTRSTSTAGTLRLALAAIAPVLAAAVLGSIATRPNITGWYAQLEKPWFNPPNWLFGPVWTALYVAMAYSFWRVLRTPRDARGRSRAIGVFFAQMTLNAAWSWVFFWAHSPRAALVVIVLLWICIAATAAAFWRVDKIAGWLFVPYLAWVSYATALNAALAALNPSA comes from the coding sequence ATGTCGGCGCACGGCGCGAGCCCGACTCGGAGCACTTCGACGGCGGGCACCTTGCGGCTCGCGCTCGCAGCGATCGCGCCGGTTCTAGCAGCGGCCGTGCTCGGCAGCATCGCGACCAGACCCAACATCACTGGCTGGTATGCCCAGCTCGAGAAGCCGTGGTTCAACCCACCCAACTGGCTCTTCGGGCCGGTGTGGACCGCTCTCTACGTCGCCATGGCGTACTCGTTCTGGCGGGTCCTGCGGACGCCCCGCGACGCTCGAGGTCGCTCGCGTGCGATCGGCGTCTTCTTCGCTCAGATGACGCTCAACGCCGCTTGGTCCTGGGTCTTCTTCTGGGCGCACTCGCCGCGAGCTGCGCTCGTCGTCATCGTGCTGCTCTGGATCTGCATCGCGGCCACCGCCGCCGCTTTCTGGCGCGTCGACAAGATCGCCGGCTGGCTCTTCGTGCCGTACCTGGCCTGGGTCAGCTACGCGACGGCGCTGAACGCTGCGCTAGCGGCGCTCAACCCGTCCGCCTGA
- a CDS encoding dihydrofolate reductase family protein, with product MGLLTFSINLTLDGCVDHQEGIADDETHAFFTRLMDEGGAILWGRVTYEMMESFWPAVARGDEEAPPAMREWAAKLEVKPKYVVSSTRKDFPWTNSHHIAGDLRTGVQKLKDATPAGVLLGSGKLATELDRLDLIDEYEFLVHPRIAGHGPTLYQSGLPSTRRLELVSAKPLRCGAVAMHYRRARPGKLAER from the coding sequence ATGGGACTCTTGACCTTCAGCATCAATCTCACCCTGGACGGCTGCGTCGACCACCAGGAGGGAATCGCCGACGACGAGACACACGCCTTCTTCACCCGCCTCATGGACGAGGGCGGGGCGATACTGTGGGGCCGCGTCACCTACGAGATGATGGAGAGCTTCTGGCCGGCGGTCGCCCGCGGCGACGAGGAAGCGCCCCCAGCGATGCGCGAGTGGGCGGCCAAGCTGGAGGTCAAGCCGAAGTACGTGGTGTCGTCGACGCGAAAGGACTTCCCGTGGACCAACAGCCACCACATCGCCGGCGACCTGCGCACGGGCGTGCAGAAGCTCAAGGACGCGACCCCGGCCGGCGTGCTCCTCGGTAGCGGCAAGCTCGCGACCGAGCTGGACCGGCTGGATCTGATCGACGAGTACGAGTTCCTCGTCCACCCCAGGATCGCCGGCCACGGCCCGACCCTGTACCAGAGCGGGCTGCCCAGCACGCGACGGCTCGAGCTGGTCTCGGCGAAGCCGCTCCGCTGCGGCGCGGTCGCCATGCACTACCGGCGCGCGCGCCCGGGTAAGCTCGCGGAGCGATGA
- a CDS encoding ABC transporter permease: MIRWSKVRTVAWFELSSTVRRLGYLIVTLGMPLFAVLYGGLALIPAYLAKQQEEATRVYGVVDQAAVLRLGPGESETIRNAVFRGFADESSAREALVVKRSIRSYFVVTPDYLDSGRVLAHSGEGGSLGPWEGRSELNELLRTRLLGTRVEPKVAARLLEPIAGRETFRVAGDGQVMAEASEAYIGRLVLPIGFVFLLFTSILMSGSYLIQATATEKENKVVEVLLSSASADEIMTGKLLGLGGAGLLQVIVWLGMTLGVRFGFAQLVLPLNIQVSWQAVAIAPVLFVTAYAFIGSLMLGTGSFGGNVRESQQLGMFWAFLATLPLMFLPLLLADPHSIVAHALTWIPFSAPATLVFRMSLDPDAISIWEIAGSLSVLLLSTWAAVRIASRLFRVGLLLTGARPSLREIWRQARIAP; the protein is encoded by the coding sequence ATGATCCGCTGGAGCAAGGTGCGCACGGTGGCCTGGTTCGAGCTTTCCTCGACGGTGCGGCGGCTCGGCTACCTGATCGTGACGCTGGGCATGCCGCTGTTCGCGGTGCTCTACGGCGGGCTGGCGCTGATCCCCGCCTACCTCGCCAAGCAGCAGGAGGAGGCCACCCGCGTCTACGGGGTGGTGGATCAAGCGGCCGTGCTCCGGCTCGGTCCCGGCGAGTCGGAGACGATCCGCAACGCGGTGTTCCGCGGCTTCGCCGACGAGAGCTCGGCGCGCGAGGCGCTGGTCGTCAAACGCAGCATCCGCAGCTACTTCGTGGTCACGCCGGACTACCTGGACTCTGGACGCGTGCTCGCGCACTCGGGTGAGGGTGGGTCCCTCGGACCCTGGGAGGGCCGCAGCGAGCTGAATGAGCTCTTGCGCACGCGCCTGCTCGGGACTCGGGTCGAGCCCAAGGTCGCCGCTCGGTTGCTCGAGCCCATCGCCGGCCGCGAGACCTTCCGCGTGGCCGGCGACGGTCAGGTGATGGCGGAGGCGTCCGAGGCGTACATCGGCCGCTTGGTCCTGCCCATCGGCTTCGTGTTCCTGCTCTTCACCTCGATCTTGATGAGCGGGAGCTACCTGATCCAGGCGACCGCCACCGAGAAGGAGAACAAGGTCGTCGAGGTGCTCCTGTCCAGCGCCAGCGCCGACGAGATCATGACCGGAAAGCTGCTAGGGCTCGGCGGCGCGGGGCTGCTCCAGGTCATCGTCTGGCTCGGCATGACCCTGGGCGTGCGCTTCGGTTTCGCGCAGCTGGTCTTGCCGTTGAACATCCAGGTGTCCTGGCAGGCGGTGGCGATCGCGCCGGTGCTGTTCGTCACCGCGTATGCCTTCATCGGCAGCCTGATGCTCGGCACCGGGTCCTTCGGCGGCAACGTCCGCGAGAGCCAGCAGCTCGGCATGTTCTGGGCGTTCCTGGCCACGCTGCCGCTGATGTTCTTGCCCCTGCTGCTCGCCGATCCGCACAGCATCGTCGCCCACGCCCTGACCTGGATCCCGTTCTCCGCGCCGGCCACGCTCGTGTTCCGCATGTCCCTGGACCCCGACGCGATCTCGATCTGGGAGATCGCCGGCTCGCTCTCGGTGCTCTTGCTCTCCACCTGGGCCGCGGTGCGCATCGCCTCCCGGCTCTTTCGCGTGGGCCTCTTGCTCACCGGCGCGCGCCCGAGCCTGCGCGAGATCTGGCGACAGGCGCGGATCGCTCCGTGA